The proteins below are encoded in one region of Bombus terrestris chromosome 7, iyBomTerr1.2, whole genome shotgun sequence:
- the LOC100648364 gene encoding uncharacterized protein LOC100648364: MSVIIRLQNLAWSANALDIRQFFRGLSIPEGGVHIVGGELGDAFIAFSTDEDARQAMMHDGGKIKEMKIKLLLSSRTEMQKVIEAARQQTLSLQSFMQTAPVAVAQVVQKPGSPGERREKEKDNDSESSKDRKDRRDRSRSRDRSRSRDRDRDRDRRDRDRGRDRRRRDRSRSRDRERDRRDRRRRRDRSRSRDRTRSRDRDTKRNSTGERRKDANDDDNNDVVCVGQFHKDKPVAGAKKPLENGIWEVPPQPQIQAAMLAPGILGAGVAALSQDGEQRSMTFGNSVIGQPSMLPQGQFPINGINGVGSLMQSHMQSLSHTVGMGPLSQNVGGSSLPSLSAGVSALNRSKEPWNQNDQGRMDSIRFPGRSGQFGTDMYGSNGSLNYRPGIRPNNPFLSKVQELEGRRNPHAFQSNSSQFNFDNDRQGNRSSTNSSRFSNENKSGGGGHCVEVRNMPLSATYNDVRHAFQGIYIRKDGLKLINDNHGNRVGIAYVKFSKAEGKELALGTTRFVRGSEVEVLHLDESIFDKAVDSYSPEKERDRGEDGIEDVRSSACILLTDLPSFTKEMDIAKLFHDWKINDLFITSTKESGSVQCMAYVQFARIEDAKASVNTSLKIGNKPVTATAITEDKFAQAKRDHEQNSMNQTASSDCIIMRGLPFQTIDRDILDFFSDIGIVPHRIHMLLNQNGKPAGECFCEFDTADEALRATAKNGLPFGKNVPTIELVPRAKMLETLGMVDPQIMETQQQHFPPLQEQRPRFSGPMNHLPRFGNSGFGPRCPPGLMGIPRHMLGRHLGSMDYVEGFGKPGCVLSLENVPFKADINEIIEFFGDFDVKRENVIRRYNERGMPTGDARVAFASPSEAQRALRELKHCKMRDRTIYMKLA; the protein is encoded by the exons atgagTGTCATAATTAGACTACAAAACTTGGCATGGTCCGCCAACGCTCTGGATATTCGCCAATTCTTCAGAGGCTTGAGCATACCGGAAGGAGGGGTGCACATCGTTGGTGGTGAGCTGGGAGACGCTTTTATTGCTTTCAG CACTGACGAAGATGCTCGACAGGCGATGATGCATGATGGCGGTAAGATCAAAGAAATGAAGATAAAGCTGCTGCTCAGCTCGCGGACAGAGATGCAAAAAGTGATCGAGGCAGCCCGACAACAGACACTGAGTCTGCAGTCCTTCATGCAAACAGCACCAGTCGCTGTCGCACAGGTTGTTCAGAAGCCAGGGTCTCCTGGtgaacgaagagaaaaagaaaaggacaaTGATAGCGAATCCAGCAAGGATCGCAAGGACAGGCGAGATAGGTCGCGATCTAGGGACAGATCTCGGTCCCGTGATCGTGATAGGGATAGAGACAGACGAGACAGAGATAGAGGACGGGATCGTAGACGTCGTGACAGAAGCAGATCgcgagatagagaaagagacagaagaGATAGGCGTCGTCGTCGTGATAGATCCAGATCTAGAGATCGTACGCGATCTAGGGACAGAGATACTAAGCGTAATTCCACCGGAGAACGTCGGAAGGATGccaatgatgatgataataatgatGTAGTCTGCGTAGGACAGTTTCATAAAGATAAGCCCGTGGCTGGTGCGAAGAAACCATTGGAAAATGGTATTTGGGAGGTTCCACCGCAGCCACAAATACAGGCAGCCATGTTGGCGCCTGGAATCTTGGGTGCAGGAGTAGCAGCATTGTCACAAGATGGAGAACAACGTTCTATGACATTTGGTAATTCTGTAATCGGACAACCATCGATGCTACCGCAAGGCCAGTTTCCTATAAATGGAATAAATGGTGTTGGAAGTTTGATGCAGTCGCATATGCAAAGTCTTAGTCACACTGTTGGTATGGGTCCATTGTCTCAGAACGTAGGTGGATCAAGCCTACCTAGCTTAAGTGCAGGAGTGAGTGCATTGAATAGATCTAAGGAGCCTTGGAACCAAAATGATCAAGGCCGAATGGATTCAATTAGATTTCCTGGCAGATCAGGCCAGTTTGGAACTGATATGTATGGTTCGAATGGTTCTCTAAACTACAGGCCAGGAATTAGACCAAACAATCCTTTCCTCAGCAAAGTACAAGAATTGGAAGGACGCCGAAATCCACATGCTTTTCAGTCAAACAGTTCTCAATTTAATTTTGACAATGATAGACAAGGAAACCGTAGCTCGACAAATAGCTCCAGGTTCTCCAATGAAAATAAGAGCGGTGGAGGTGGACATTGTGTAGAGGTTCGTAACATGCCATTAAGTGCCACATACAATGATGTTCGTCATGCCTTTCAGGGCATTTATATCAGGAAAGACGGATTGAAGTTGATCAACGATAACCACGGGAACCGCGTTGGCATCGCTTATGTTAAGTTCAGTAAGGCTGAGGGTAAGGAGCTTGCTTTAGGCACGACTAGATTCGTCAGAGGATCAGAAGTGGAGGTATTACATCTTGATGAAAGCATCTTCGACAAAGCGGTAGACTCTTACTCCcctgaaaaagaaagagaccGTGGAGAAGATGGAATAGAAGATGTTAGATCCTCTGCTTGTATTTTATTAACCGACCTACCGTCCTTCACTAAAGAGATGGATATAGCCAAATTGTTCCATGACTGGAAAATCAATGACCTGTTCATCACTAGTACCAAGGAGTCCGGAAGTGTTCAATGTATGGCCTACGTGCAATTCGCCAGAATAGAGGACGCGAAGGCGTCGGTGAATACGTCCTTGAAAATTGGCAATAAACCCGTGACCGCGACCGCGATCACCGAGGATAAGTTTGCTCAAGCGAAGCGCGACCACGAGCAAAACAGTATGAACCAAACCGCCAGCTCGGATTGTATTATCATGCGAGGTCTCCCGTTCCAGACAATCGACCGTGACATTCTAGACTTCTTCTCTGACATCGGTATCGTACCCCATCGAATACACATGTTACTCAATCAAAATGGAAAACCTGCTGGTGAATGTTTCTGTGAGTTCGATACAGCAGACGAAGCTCTCAGAGCCACTGCAAAGAATGGTTTGCCTTTCGGGAAAAATGTACCAACCATAGAGCTGGTTCCACGAGCTAAGATGTTAGAAACCTTAGGAATGGTGGATCCACAGATCATGGAGACGCAACAGCAACACTTTCCACCGTTACAAGAGCAACGACCGCGGTTCTCTGGACCTATGAATCATCTACCTCGTTTTGGTAACTCTGGATTTGGACCTAGATGTCCCCCTGGCTTAATGGGTATACCTAGACACATGTTAGGCCGACATCTAGGCTCCATGGATTACGTTGAGGGCTTTGGCAAACCTGGCTGTGTATTATCCTTGGAGAATGTTCCTTTTAAAGCTGATATTAACGAGATTATTGAGTTCTTTGGTGACTTTGATGTAAAAAGGGAGAATGTTATACGTCGGTATAATGAGAGAGGTATGCCTACAGGCGATGCTAGGGTAGCATTCGCGTCACCTAGTGAAGCACAGAGAGCTCTAAGAGAGTTGAAACATTGTAAGATGAGAGATCGTACGATATACATGAAGCTAGCGTGA